Part of the Synergistaceae bacterium genome is shown below.
TGAACGAACGTTACTGCCGTATGCTCCGCAGCCGTGAATTATGGTTTTGTAACAAATGTTGTCTTTCATTCTTGTAACAAAGAAGATCTTGCTTCTGTTCCACTTGCTGAATTGTTCAAAGTCGAGATATCCTCTGTCTGCAGCTATTATCGAACCAGGCTTCAGGTCGAGGGTCTTTGATATCGTGCTGTCATGTGTCTTCGCATCTGTTATCGTAACGAATGACGGCATGTAGTCACTCTGGTCAAGCAGTACGTGTACCTTTTTCCTCCCTTGGTCTGCCTGTAGTTTGCCCATGGGAATAATGACAGGCAAAGGCTTATCGTTGTTGAGTCAAACTGCTCGAAGCTTACTGAAGATAATGACATCTCA
Proteins encoded:
- a CDS encoding transposase, with the translated sequence MGKLQADQGRKKVHVLLDQSDYMPSFVTITDAKTHDSTISKTLDLKPGSIIAADRGYLDFEQFSKWNRSKIFFVTRMKDNICYKTIIHGCGAYGSNVRS